The following nucleotide sequence is from Nitrospira sp..
CCCGCTGGCTTTCCCTCCCCGGCTGACGACTATCTTGAAGGTAAGCTGGATATTAACAAGCATCTGGTGAAACACCCGGCAGCAACCTTCTATGTGCGCGTGTCCGGTGATTCGATGCTGGGTGCCGGTATCCACTGCGGCGACTTGCTGGTAGTTGACCGTTCGCTGGAAGCCAAAAACGGCAATGTGGTGGTTGCGGTGCTGGATGGCGATTTAACGGTGAAGCGGCTGTACAAGCGTGATGGTGTCATCCGCCTCCTGCCGGAAAATTCACAGTACCAGCCGATTGAGATCGCCGAAGGACAGTCCTTTGAAATCTGGGGCGTGGTGACCAGTGTCATCCACGCGCTCTAGC
It contains:
- the umuD gene encoding translesion error-prone DNA polymerase V autoproteolytic subunit; the protein is MNNAAIYAPDFTTSYKLPIFLGRLPAGFPSPADDYLEGKLDINKHLVKHPAATFYVRVSGDSMLGAGIHCGDLLVVDRSLEAKNGNVVVAVLDGDLTVKRLYKRDGVIRLLPENSQYQPIEIAEGQSFEIWGVVTSVIHAL